The following coding sequences are from one Neodiprion lecontei isolate iyNeoLeco1 chromosome 7, iyNeoLeco1.1, whole genome shotgun sequence window:
- the LOC107219980 gene encoding flocculation protein FLO11 isoform X28, which yields MKKSSCSILAVLVLFQLCGGIHTRVISDIPSPDNNEGSGFGGDGIEEIQNGFESINSGPEIVPIEVNGGDQQYLEGLPPAPIQGNMGGIPEFNNGFDLMNFEPENVPIEVNGEDQQYFEGLPPASFQENMGDNPEFNNGFDSMNFEPENVPIDVNGGDQQYFEGLPPAPFEGNIDYIVSQGDNENGQAAFGIQGEDADAGIPVGNDEQPIDNDANVDVQDDSPVIGFVGQNTIFDEQAPLNNAGFSDNMGDGSGEQASATNAGSGSQSGDNSGEQAPANNAGSGSQSGDNSGEQASANNAGSGSQSGSSSGEQASSDNAGSGSQFGKASVEWRINSTATINEAATNTEVATTTEAQTTTEAATTAEAASTTEAQTTTEAGTSDEAASTTEAGTGDEAASTTDAGTSDEAGTTDEAASTTEAGTGDEAVSTTEAGTSDEAASTTEAGTSDEGASTTEAGTSDEAGTTDEAASTTEAGTSDEAASTTEAGTSDEAGTTDEAASTTEAGTGDEAASTTEAGTSDEAASTTEAGTSDEGASTTEAGTSDEAGTTDEAASTTEAGTSDEAASTTEAGTSDEGASTTEAGTSDEAGTTDEAASTTEAGTSDEVASTTEAGTSDEGASTTEAGTSDEAGTTDEAASTTEAGTSDEAASTTEAGTGDEAVSTTEAGTSDEAASTTEAGTSDEGASTTEAGTSDEAGTTDEAASTTEAGTSDEVASTTEAGTSDEGASTTEAGTSDEAGTTDEAASTTEAGTSDEAASTTEAGTGDEAVSTTEAGTSDEAASTTEAGTSDEGASTTEAGTSDEAETTDEAASTTEAGTSDEAASTTEAGTSDEGASTTEAGTSDEAGTTDEAASTTEAGTSDEAASTTEAGTGDEAVSTTEAGTGDEAASTTEAGTSDEAASTTEAGTGDEAVSTTEAGTSDEAASTTEAGTSDEGASTTEAGTSDEAGTTDEAASTTEAGTSDEAASTTEAGTSDEAASTTEAGTSDEAASTTEAGTSDEAASTTEAGTSDEAASTTEAGTSDEAASTTEAGASDEAASTTEAGTTDEAALTTEAGTSDEAASTTEAGTSDEAGTTTEAGTGDEAASTTEAGTSDEAASTTEAGTSDEAASTTEAGTTDEAGTTTEAGTGDEAASTTEAATSDEAASTTEAGTTDEAASTTEAGTSDEAASTTEAGTSDEAASTTEAGTTDEAGTTTEAGTGDEAASTTEAGTTDEAALTTEAGTSDEAASTTEAGTSDEAASTTEAGTSDEAASTTEAGTSDEAASTTEAETSDEAGTTDEAASTTGAGTTDVAASTTEDQTTTEAQTTTEAATTTAQTTTEVQTTTEAQTTTSAPTTTETPTTVVTTLSDESSDTSSSYDSGWSLWDAVVSSVKTAASATKNTLFGWL from the exons ATGAAGAAATCTTCCTGCTCGATTCTCGCCGTGTTGGTGTTGTTCCAACTCTGCGGCGGAATTCATACACGAG TCATTTCTGATATACCTTCACCGGACAATAACGAGGGTAGCGGTTTCGGAGGTGATGGAATTGAAG AGATCCAAAATGGATTCGAATCGATCAATTCTGGGCCGGAAATTGTTCCGATAG AGGTCAATGGAGGAGACCAACAATATTTGGAAGGGTTGCCACCTGCTCCAATCCAAGGAAATATGGGTGGTATTCCAGAGTTCAACAATGGATTCGACTTAATGAATTTTGAGCCTGAAAATGTTCCGATAG AGGTTAATGGAGAAGACCAACAATATTTTGAAGGATTGCCACCTGCTTCATTCCAAGAGAACATGGGTGATAATCCAGAGTTCAACAATGGATTTGACTCAATGAATTTTGAGCCTGAAAATGTTCCGATAG ACGTCAACGGAGGAGatcaacaatattttgaaGGATTGCCACCTGCTCCATTCGAAGGAAACATAG ATTACATCGTGAGTCAAGGCGATAATGAAAACGGGCAAGCAGCCTTCGGAATTCAGGGTGAAG ACGCTGATGCGGGCATTCCAGTAGGCAATGACGAACAGCCAATTGATAATG ATGCCAACGTTGACGTTCAAGATGATTCACCGGTCATTGGATTTGTAGGACAAA ATACCATCTTTGACGAACAAGCGCCGCTGAACAATGCAGGTTTCTCGGATAACATGG GTGACGGCTCTGGAGAACAAGCATCAGCAACCAATGCAGGTTCCGGTAGTCAATCTG GTGACAACTCTGGCGAACAAGCACCAGCAAACAATGCAGGTTCCGGTAGTCAATCTG GTGATAACTCTGGTGAACAAGCATCAGCAAACAATGCAGGTTCCGGCAGTCAATCAG GCAGTAGCTCTGGAGAACAAGCATCATCAGACAATGCAGGTTCCGGTAGTCAATTTG GCAAAGCATCTGTTGAATGGAGAATTAATTCGACTGCGACAATTAACGAAGCCGCGACAAACACTGAAGTTGCGACGACGACTGAAGCACAGACAACCACGGAAGCTGCAACAACTGCTGAAGCTGCATCAACGACCGAAGCTCAGACAACGACCGAAGCTGGAACAAGTGACGAAGCTGCGTCAACGACCGAAGCTGGAACGGGTGACGAAGCTGCGTCAACGACCGACGCTGGAACAAGTGATGAAG CTGGAACAACTGACGAAGCTGCTTCAACGACCGAAGCTGGAACGGGTGACGAAGCTGTGTCAACGACCGAAGCTGGAACAAGTGACGAAGCTGCTTCAACGACCGAAGCTGGAACAAGTGACGAAGGTGCGTCGACAACCGAAGCTGGAACAAGTGACGAAGCTGGAACAACTGACGAAGCTGCTTCAACGACCGAAGCTGGAACAAGTGACGAAGCTGCTTCAACGACCGAAGCTGGAACAAGTGACGAAGCTGGAACAACTGACGAAGCTGCTTCAACGACCGAAGCTGGAACGGGTGACGAAGCTGCGTCAACGACCGAAGCTGGAACAAGTGACGAAGCTGCTTCAACGACCGAAGCTGGAACAAGTGACGAAGGTGCGTCGACAACCGAAGCTGGAACAAGTGACGAAGCTGGAACAACTGACGAAGCTGCTTCAACGACCGAAGCTGGAACAAGTGACGAAGCTGCTTCAACGACCGAAGCTGGAACAAGTGACGAAGGTGCGTCGACAACCGAAGCTGGAACAAGTGACGAAGCTGGAACAACTGACGAAGCTGCTTCAACGACCGAAGCTGGAACAAGTGATGAAGTTGCTTCAACGACCGAAGCTGGAACAAGTGACGAAGGTGCGTCGACAACCGAAGCTGGAACAAGTGACGAAGCTGGAACAACTGACGAAGCTGCTTCAACGACCGAAGCTGGAACAAGTGACGAAGCTGCTTCAACGACCGAAGCTGGAACGGGTGACGAAGCTGTGTCAACGACCGAAGCTGGAACAAGTGACGAAGCTGCTTCAACGACCGAAGCTGGAACAAGTGACGAAGGTGCGTCGACAACCGAAGCTGGAACAAGTGACGAAGCTGGAACAACTGACGAAGCTGCTTCAACGACCGAAGCTGGAACAAGTGATGAAGTTGCTTCAACGACCGAAGCTGGAACAAGTGACGAAGGTGCGTCGACAACCGAAGCTGGAACAAGTGACGAAGCTGGAACAACTGACGAAGCTGCTTCAACGACCGAAGCTGGAACAAGTGACGAAGCTGCTTCAACGACCGAAGCTGGAACGGGTGACGAAGCTGTGTCAACGACCGAAGCTGGAACAAGTGACGAAGCTGCTTCAACGACCGAAGCTGGAACAAGTGACGAAGGTGCGTCGACAACCGAAGCTGGAACAAGTGACGAAGCTGAAACAACTGACGAAGCTGCTTCAACGACCGAAGCTGGAACAAGTGACGAAGCTGCTTCAACGACCGAAGCTGGAACAAGTGACGAAGGTGCGTCGACAACCGAAGCTGGAACAAGTGACGAAGCTGGAACAACTGACGAAGCTGCTTCAACGACCGAAGCTGGAACAAGTGACGAAGCTGCTTCAACGACCGAAGCTGGAACGGGTGACGAAGCTGTGTCAACGACCGAAGCTGGAACGGGTGACGAAGCTGCATCAACGACCGAAGCTGGAACAAGTGACGAAGCTGCTTCAACGACCGAAGCTGGAACGGGTGACGAAGCTGTGTCAACGACCGAAGCTGGAACAAGTGACGAAGCTGCTTCAACGACCGAAGCTGGAACAAGTGACGAAGGTGCGTCGACAACCGAAGCTGGAACAAGTGACGAAGCTGGAACAACTGACGAAGCTGCTTCAACGACCGAAGCTGGAACAAGTGACGAAGCTGCTTCAACGACCGAAGCTGGAACAAGTGACGAAG CTGCTTCAACGACCGAAGCTGGAACGAGTGACGAAGCTGCGTCAACGACCGAAGCTGGAACAAGTGACGAAG CTGCTTCAACGACCGAAGCTGGAACAAGTGACGAAGCTGCGTCAACGACCGAAGCTGGAACGAGTGACGAAG CTGCTTCAACGACCGAAGCTGGAGCGAGTGACGAAGCTGCGTCAACGACCGAAGCTGGAACAACTGACGAAGCTGCTTTAACGACCGAAGCTGGAACGAGTGACGAAGCTGCGTCAACGACCGAAGCTGGAACAAGTGACGAAGCTGGAACAACGACCGAAGCTGGAACGGGTGACGAAGCTGCGTCAACGACCGAAGCTGGAACGAGTGACGAAGCTGCTTCAACGACCGAAGCTGGAACGAGTGACGAAGCTGCGTCAACGACCGAAGCTGGAACAACTGACGAAGCTGGAACAACGACCGAAGCTGGAACGGGTGACGAAGCTGCGTCAACGACCGAAGCTGCAACGAGTGACGAAGCTGCGTCAACGACCGAAGCTGGAACAACTGACGAAGCTGCGTCAACGACCGAAGCTGGAACGAGTGACGAAGCTGCTTCAACGACCGAAGCTGGAACGAGTGACGAAGCTGCGTCAACGACCGAAGCTGGAACAACTGACGAAGCTGGAACAACGACCGAAGCTGGAACGGGTGACGAAGCTGCGTCAACGACCGAAGCTGGAACAACTGACGAAGCTGCTTTAACGACCGAAGCTGGAACGAGTGACGAAGCTGCGTCAACGACCGAAGCTGGAACGAGTGACGAAGCTGCTTCAACGACCGAAGCTGGAACGAGTGACGAAGCTGCGTCAACGACCGAAGCTGGAACGAGTGACGAAGCTGCGTCAACGACCGAAGCTGAAACAAGTGACGAAGCTGGAACAACTGACGAAGCTGCTTCAACGACCGGAGCTGGAACAACTGATGTAGCTGCGTCAACAACCGAAGATCAGACAACGACCGAAGCTCAGACAACCACCGAAGCTGCAACAACCACAGCACAGACAACGACTGAAGTTCAAACAACAACCGAAGCTCAGACAACTACTTCTGCTC CTACCACAACGGAAACTCCTACCACAGTCGTCACTACTCTTTCTGATG AATCTTCCGACACGTCGTCCTCCTATGATTCCGGTTGGTCGCTATGGGATGCTGTTGTATCAAGTG TCAAGACCGCTGCATCGgcaactaaaaatacgttattCGGATGGTTATAA
- the LOC107219980 gene encoding flocculation protein FLO11 isoform X8, with amino-acid sequence MKKSSCSILAVLVLFQLCGGIHTRVISDIPSPDNNEGSGFGGDGIEEIQNGFESINSGPEIVPIEVNGGDQQYLEGLPPAPIQGNMGGIPEFNNGFDLMNFEPENVPIEVNGEDQQYFEGLPPASFQENMGDNPEFNNGFDSMNFEPENVPIDVNGGDQQYFEGLPPAPFEGNIDYIVSQGDNENGQAAFGIQGEDADAGIPVGNDEQPIDNDANVDVQDDSPVIGFVGQNTIFDEQAPLNNAGFSDNMGDGSGEQASATNAGSGSQSGDNSGEQAPANNAGSGSQSGDNSGEQASANNAGSGSQSGSSSGEQASSDNAGSGSQFGKASVEWRINSTATINEAATNTEVATTTEAQTTTEAATTAEAASTTEAQTTTEAGTSDEAASTTEAGTGDEAASTTDAGTSDEAGTTDEAASTTEAGTGDEAVSTTEAGTSDEAASTTEAGTSDEGASTTEAGTSDEAGTTDEAASTTEAGTSDEAASTTEAGTSDEAGTTDEAASTTEAGTGDEAASTTEAGTSDEAASTTEAGTSDEGASTTEAGTSDEAGTTDEAASTTEAGTSDEAASTTEAGTSDEGASTTEAGTSDEAGTTDEAASTTEAGTSDEVASTTEAGTSDEGASTTEAGTSDEAGTTDEAASTTEAGTSDEAASTTEAGTGDEAVSTTEAGTSDEAASTTEAGTSDEGASTTEAGTSDEAGTTDEAASTTEAGTSDEVASTTEAGTSDEGASTTEAGTSDEAGTTDEAASTTEAGTSDEAASTTEAGTGDEAVSTTEAGTSDEAASTTEAGTSDEGASTTEAGTSDEAETTDEAASTTEAGTSDEAASTTEAGTSDEGASTTEAGTSDEAGTTDEAASTTEAGTSDEAASTTEAGTGDEAVSTTEAGTGDEAASTTEAGTSDEAASTTEAGTGDEAVSTTEAGTSDEAASTTEAGTSDEAGTTDEAASTTEAGTSDEAASTTEAGTSDEGASTTEAGTSDEAGTTDEAASTTEAGTSDEAASTTEAGTSDEAGTTDEAASTTEAGTSDEAASTTEAGTSDEGASTTEAGTSDEAGTTDEAASTTEAGTSDEAASTTEAGTSDEAASTTEAGASDEAASTTEAGTTDEAALTTEAGTSDEAASTTEAGTSDEAGTTTEAGTGDEAASTTEAGTSDEAASTTEAGTSDEAASTTEAGTTDEAGTTTEAGTGDEAASTTEAATSDEAASTTEAGTTDEAASTTEAGTSDEAASTTEAGTSDEAASTTEAGTTDEAGTTTEAGTGDEAASTTEAGTTDEAALTTEAGTSDEAASTTEAGTSDEAASTTEAGTSDEAASTTEAGTSDEAASTTEAETSDEAGTTDEAASTTGAGTTDVAASTTEDQTTTEAQTTTEAATTTAQTTTEVQTTTEAQTTTSAPTTTETPTTVVTTLSDESSDTSSSYDSGWSLWDAVVSSVKTAASATKNTLFGWL; translated from the exons ATGAAGAAATCTTCCTGCTCGATTCTCGCCGTGTTGGTGTTGTTCCAACTCTGCGGCGGAATTCATACACGAG TCATTTCTGATATACCTTCACCGGACAATAACGAGGGTAGCGGTTTCGGAGGTGATGGAATTGAAG AGATCCAAAATGGATTCGAATCGATCAATTCTGGGCCGGAAATTGTTCCGATAG AGGTCAATGGAGGAGACCAACAATATTTGGAAGGGTTGCCACCTGCTCCAATCCAAGGAAATATGGGTGGTATTCCAGAGTTCAACAATGGATTCGACTTAATGAATTTTGAGCCTGAAAATGTTCCGATAG AGGTTAATGGAGAAGACCAACAATATTTTGAAGGATTGCCACCTGCTTCATTCCAAGAGAACATGGGTGATAATCCAGAGTTCAACAATGGATTTGACTCAATGAATTTTGAGCCTGAAAATGTTCCGATAG ACGTCAACGGAGGAGatcaacaatattttgaaGGATTGCCACCTGCTCCATTCGAAGGAAACATAG ATTACATCGTGAGTCAAGGCGATAATGAAAACGGGCAAGCAGCCTTCGGAATTCAGGGTGAAG ACGCTGATGCGGGCATTCCAGTAGGCAATGACGAACAGCCAATTGATAATG ATGCCAACGTTGACGTTCAAGATGATTCACCGGTCATTGGATTTGTAGGACAAA ATACCATCTTTGACGAACAAGCGCCGCTGAACAATGCAGGTTTCTCGGATAACATGG GTGACGGCTCTGGAGAACAAGCATCAGCAACCAATGCAGGTTCCGGTAGTCAATCTG GTGACAACTCTGGCGAACAAGCACCAGCAAACAATGCAGGTTCCGGTAGTCAATCTG GTGATAACTCTGGTGAACAAGCATCAGCAAACAATGCAGGTTCCGGCAGTCAATCAG GCAGTAGCTCTGGAGAACAAGCATCATCAGACAATGCAGGTTCCGGTAGTCAATTTG GCAAAGCATCTGTTGAATGGAGAATTAATTCGACTGCGACAATTAACGAAGCCGCGACAAACACTGAAGTTGCGACGACGACTGAAGCACAGACAACCACGGAAGCTGCAACAACTGCTGAAGCTGCATCAACGACCGAAGCTCAGACAACGACCGAAGCTGGAACAAGTGACGAAGCTGCGTCAACGACCGAAGCTGGAACGGGTGACGAAGCTGCGTCAACGACCGACGCTGGAACAAGTGATGAAG CTGGAACAACTGACGAAGCTGCTTCAACGACCGAAGCTGGAACGGGTGACGAAGCTGTGTCAACGACCGAAGCTGGAACAAGTGACGAAGCTGCTTCAACGACCGAAGCTGGAACAAGTGACGAAGGTGCGTCGACAACCGAAGCTGGAACAAGTGACGAAGCTGGAACAACTGACGAAGCTGCTTCAACGACCGAAGCTGGAACAAGTGACGAAGCTGCTTCAACGACCGAAGCTGGAACAAGTGACGAAGCTGGAACAACTGACGAAGCTGCTTCAACGACCGAAGCTGGAACGGGTGACGAAGCTGCGTCAACGACCGAAGCTGGAACAAGTGACGAAGCTGCTTCAACGACCGAAGCTGGAACAAGTGACGAAGGTGCGTCGACAACCGAAGCTGGAACAAGTGACGAAGCTGGAACAACTGACGAAGCTGCTTCAACGACCGAAGCTGGAACAAGTGACGAAGCTGCTTCAACGACCGAAGCTGGAACAAGTGACGAAGGTGCGTCGACAACCGAAGCTGGAACAAGTGACGAAGCTGGAACAACTGACGAAGCTGCTTCAACGACCGAAGCTGGAACAAGTGATGAAGTTGCTTCAACGACCGAAGCTGGAACAAGTGACGAAGGTGCGTCGACAACCGAAGCTGGAACAAGTGACGAAGCTGGAACAACTGACGAAGCTGCTTCAACGACCGAAGCTGGAACAAGTGACGAAGCTGCTTCAACGACCGAAGCTGGAACGGGTGACGAAGCTGTGTCAACGACCGAAGCTGGAACAAGTGACGAAGCTGCTTCAACGACCGAAGCTGGAACAAGTGACGAAGGTGCGTCGACAACCGAAGCTGGAACAAGTGACGAAGCTGGAACAACTGACGAAGCTGCTTCAACGACCGAAGCTGGAACAAGTGATGAAGTTGCTTCAACGACCGAAGCTGGAACAAGTGACGAAGGTGCGTCGACAACCGAAGCTGGAACAAGTGACGAAGCTGGAACAACTGACGAAGCTGCTTCAACGACCGAAGCTGGAACAAGTGACGAAGCTGCTTCAACGACCGAAGCTGGAACGGGTGACGAAGCTGTGTCAACGACCGAAGCTGGAACAAGTGACGAAGCTGCTTCAACGACCGAAGCTGGAACAAGTGACGAAGGTGCGTCGACAACCGAAGCTGGAACAAGTGACGAAGCTGAAACAACTGACGAAGCTGCTTCAACGACCGAAGCTGGAACAAGTGACGAAGCTGCTTCAACGACCGAAGCTGGAACAAGTGACGAAGGTGCGTCGACAACCGAAGCTGGAACAAGTGACGAAGCTGGAACAACTGACGAAGCTGCTTCAACGACCGAAGCTGGAACAAGTGACGAAGCTGCTTCAACGACCGAAGCTGGAACGGGTGACGAAGCTGTGTCAACGACCGAAGCTGGAACGGGTGACGAAGCTGCATCAACGACCGAAGCTGGAACAAGTGACGAAGCTGCTTCAACGACCGAAGCTGGAACGGGTGACGAAGCTGTGTCAACGACCGAAGCTGGAACAAGTGACGAAGCTGCTTCAACGACCGAAGCTGGAACAAGTGACGAAG CTGGAACAACTGACGAAGCTGCTTCAACGACCGAAGCTGGAACAAGTGACGAAGCTGCTTCAACGACCGAAGCTGGAACAAGTGACGAAGGTGCGTCGACAACCGAAGCTGGAACAAGTGACGAAGCTGGAACAACTGACGAAGCTGCTTCAACGACCGAAGCTGGAACAAGTGACGAAGCTGCGTCAACCACCGAAGCTGGAACAAGTGACGAAG CTGGAACAACTGACGAAGCTGCTTCAACGACCGAAGCTGGAACGAGTGACGAAGCTGCGTCAACGACCGAAGCTGGAACAAGTGACGAAGGTGCGTCGACAACCGAAGCTGGAACAAGTGACGAAGCTGGAACAACTGACGAAGCTGCTTCAACGACCGAAGCTGGAACAAGTGACGAAGCTGCGTCAACGACCGAAGCTGGAACGAGTGACGAAG CTGCTTCAACGACCGAAGCTGGAGCGAGTGACGAAGCTGCGTCAACGACCGAAGCTGGAACAACTGACGAAGCTGCTTTAACGACCGAAGCTGGAACGAGTGACGAAGCTGCGTCAACGACCGAAGCTGGAACAAGTGACGAAGCTGGAACAACGACCGAAGCTGGAACGGGTGACGAAGCTGCGTCAACGACCGAAGCTGGAACGAGTGACGAAGCTGCTTCAACGACCGAAGCTGGAACGAGTGACGAAGCTGCGTCAACGACCGAAGCTGGAACAACTGACGAAGCTGGAACAACGACCGAAGCTGGAACGGGTGACGAAGCTGCGTCAACGACCGAAGCTGCAACGAGTGACGAAGCTGCGTCAACGACCGAAGCTGGAACAACTGACGAAGCTGCGTCAACGACCGAAGCTGGAACGAGTGACGAAGCTGCTTCAACGACCGAAGCTGGAACGAGTGACGAAGCTGCGTCAACGACCGAAGCTGGAACAACTGACGAAGCTGGAACAACGACCGAAGCTGGAACGGGTGACGAAGCTGCGTCAACGACCGAAGCTGGAACAACTGACGAAGCTGCTTTAACGACCGAAGCTGGAACGAGTGACGAAGCTGCGTCAACGACCGAAGCTGGAACGAGTGACGAAGCTGCTTCAACGACCGAAGCTGGAACGAGTGACGAAGCTGCGTCAACGACCGAAGCTGGAACGAGTGACGAAGCTGCGTCAACGACCGAAGCTGAAACAAGTGACGAAGCTGGAACAACTGACGAAGCTGCTTCAACGACCGGAGCTGGAACAACTGATGTAGCTGCGTCAACAACCGAAGATCAGACAACGACCGAAGCTCAGACAACCACCGAAGCTGCAACAACCACAGCACAGACAACGACTGAAGTTCAAACAACAACCGAAGCTCAGACAACTACTTCTGCTC CTACCACAACGGAAACTCCTACCACAGTCGTCACTACTCTTTCTGATG AATCTTCCGACACGTCGTCCTCCTATGATTCCGGTTGGTCGCTATGGGATGCTGTTGTATCAAGTG TCAAGACCGCTGCATCGgcaactaaaaatacgttattCGGATGGTTATAA